In Musa acuminata AAA Group cultivar baxijiao chromosome BXJ2-3, Cavendish_Baxijiao_AAA, whole genome shotgun sequence, the following proteins share a genomic window:
- the LOC103977418 gene encoding nuclear transcription factor Y subunit C-3-like, with the protein MRQAGAYSSMLVGGVSGRTGPHSLPLARIKRIMKQSSDDVRMISAEAPVVFSKACELLIGVLVRRAWAAALRRKRRTLLKEDVAAAVTNTDVFDFLVQVVQQQPK; encoded by the coding sequence ATGAGACAGGCCGGGGCGTACTCCTCCATGCTCGTTGGCGGCGTCTCAGGGAGAACCGGCCCCCACTCGCTGCCATTGGCCCGGATAAAGAGGATCATGAAGCAGTCGAGCGACGACGTGAGGATGATTTCAGCCGAGGCGCCCGTCGTGTTCTCCAAGGCCTGCGAGCTCCTCATCGGGGTGCTCGTGCGACGAGCTTGGGCGGCCGCCCTTCGCCGCAAAAGGCGGACCCTCCTAAAGGAGGACGTGGCGGCCGCCGTCACCAACACTGATGTCTTCGACTTCCTCGTCCAGGTGGTGCAACAACAGCCCAAGTAG
- the LOC135606503 gene encoding uncharacterized protein LOC135606503: protein MNRAILEGLKRRISGAHGAWVDELLSVLWAMRTSPKTASGESPFSLAFRTEVVLPPEMLFPTLRTSNYEQGDSEEGLRANLDLLEERRARAHLRALAYKKVVARIYNRRVRPRPIQVRDLILRRAEVSDPTRARGKLAPNWEGPYRVYDMVQEGTY, encoded by the coding sequence ATGAACCGAGCAATTCTGGAAGGCCTGAAGAGGAGAATCTCAGGCGCACATGGTGCCTGGGTGGACGAGCTTCTCAGCGTCCTGTGGGCAATGCGAACGTCTCCCAAAACTGCCTCGGGAGAGTCTCCATTTAGCCTGGCGTTCAGGACCGAGGTGGTCCTTCCGCCCGAGATGTTATTCCCGACCCTGCGCACCTCCAATTATGAGCAAGGAGACTCTGAGGAGGGACTCCGGGCAAACCTGGATCTCCTCGAGGAAAGGAGAGCCAGGGCACATCTACGCGCCTTGGCATACAAGAAGGTGGTAGCTCGGATATACAATCGAAGGGTCCGTCCACGACCGATCCAGGTCAGGGACCTCATCCTCCGAAGAGCAGAAGTGAGCGACCCGACTCGAGCGAGGGGAAAGCTCGCACCCaactgggaaggcccctatcgaGTCTATGACATGGTCCAAGAGGGAACCTACTGA